Part of the Nitrospinota bacterium genome, CTGCTGGAGACGGCCACGCTCACCGACGAAGACGTAGAGCTCCTCGCTGAGATCGAGGCCGAAGAGGCTAGCCCAGAATAAAGACCGGCTGAAGGGGAATTTCTGTTGATAATTTTCCCTTTTAGGTATCAAATAAGCCCTAAAAATCTCAGATTCCATGACCTGGGAAGTCCTTACTTCAAAAACGTTGACTAGTACGGTATCCGGCGGCGGTTATCCTTGACAGGCTCGGGGTGGTTGTGTAGACTGCGGCGAATTAATTAGAGGCGGGCTACGCCGAGGAAGTGGAGAAGCCGTGTCCTATACCCTGGAATTCCTCGAAAAAGAGCAGATCCGCACCGATCTGCCTCAATTCGCCCCAGGCGACACCGTCCGGGTTCACATGCGTATCGTTGAGGGGGAGAAGGAGCGGATCCAGATATTCGAGGGCCCTGTCATCGCCCGCCGCGGCGGGGGTGTGCGCGAGAGCTTCACCGTCCGAAAAATCTCCTACGGGATTGGGGTGGAGCGCACATTTCCCCTCCACTCTCCAAGGATCGATAAGATCGAGGTGGTCCGCCGGGGGAAGGTCCGCCGTGCGAAACTTTACTACCTCCGTCAACTGCGGGGCAGGAAGGCCCGGATCAAGGAAAAGGGCCGTCGCTGAAAGCCTCGTTGCCTCTCCTTTCAGAATCCTAGATGGACCGGTTTGAGCGCCAGGCCGCCGAGCGGGGCTTCTCGCTTGTGGCGGGCATAGATGAGGCCGGCCGAGGCCCACTCGCCGGCCCCGTGGTGGCGGCCGCCGTCATCCTTCCACCGAAGACGAACCATCCCCTGCTGGTCGATTCCAAGCAGCTTGCTCCCGCCCGGCGCCTCGAGGCCTACGAGTTTATCCTCGCCTACGCCGTGAGCCTGGGGGTGGGGCTGGTGGATGCGGCCGCTATAGACGATCTCAACATCCTCCGGGCTACGAAGCTCGCAATGGCCCGCGCGCTGGAGGCGATTACCGTCTCGCCCGACTATCTTCTGGTCGATGCCATATCCCTGCCCCAAGTTGACCTGCCTCAGGTGCCCCTGGTCAAGGGCGACCGCCGGAGCCTCTCGGTCGCCGCAGCAAGCATAGTCGCCAAGGTGAGCCGGGATTGGCTCATGGAGACCTACGCGTCGCAATACCCCGGATATGCCTTCGAGAGACATAAAGGCTACCCCACCAAAGAGCACCGGGCGGCCCTTGCCCGGCACGGGCCGTGCCCAATCCACCGAAAGAGCTTTCGGGGGGTGCGGGAGTTTTTCGAGGAGGGGGCCAGGCCGCTGAGGCTTTTCAACCCGTCTTGACGCGGGCGGGCTCTTCTCCATACAGTGCGATAAGATGGTAAGTAACGGGGCGGCTCGCTCGTCTTTCCTTACAGATGGCAGGAGGCCCAGCTTGTGCGGATGAAGCCCAGCTTCGGCCTGGCGCTTTTGGCGGCCTTGTGGCTCGCAGTGCCGGCCTGGGCGGCAGAGCAGACCACGGCGGAGCCCTCTGGGCATATGCTGCTCCTCGATGGGGGTCGCTACCACCTGGGCGACGGCATCTTCAATCGCTACGCCGCCGACGGGTCGCTCTTGAGCCATGAGGTGGCGGGGTGGAAGTACTCCTTCCCCTTCCGAGTGGGGCGCGATGGCGTGGTCTCAATCATCATCGGAAATGTCATCGGGGTGGACAGCGGCTCAACCCTCCAGCGCTACTTTAACCGGAAGGCCGGTGGGACCGTCTACCTGGAACGGGTTGAGGATGCCGCCGTGGCCGAGCGGACGAAGGTCGGCCTCCTGGAGCCCCGCCACAACCACACGAGCTTCCAGTCAGACCCTATCCGCCTGAAGGAAGGCACTTACATGGTGACAGTCGAGAGCAACCCCTACACTCTCTTCGACCGAGATGACATTCAAATAGAGAGCATCGCCGTTCGAACCGACGATCCGGAGCTCGCCATCGAACCGCTCTGGGCAAGGGGCAAGGTCTACTCCGGGGGCCTCGATCTCTCCCTCGTTCCCAAGTCCTGGAGGGGGGAGGAGGGCCTCAGCTTGGAGCTCGCCGGACCGACCCGGACCGTTGAGGAGCCGTCCATGCCCGCCCCGTCGGAGCGCCGTCGCGGCGCGGAGCTACTGGA contains:
- the rplS gene encoding 50S ribosomal protein L19; the encoded protein is MSYTLEFLEKEQIRTDLPQFAPGDTVRVHMRIVEGEKERIQIFEGPVIARRGGGVRESFTVRKISYGIGVERTFPLHSPRIDKIEVVRRGKVRRAKLYYLRQLRGRKARIKEKGRR
- a CDS encoding ribonuclease HII, with amino-acid sequence MDRFERQAAERGFSLVAGIDEAGRGPLAGPVVAAAVILPPKTNHPLLVDSKQLAPARRLEAYEFILAYAVSLGVGLVDAAAIDDLNILRATKLAMARALEAITVSPDYLLVDAISLPQVDLPQVPLVKGDRRSLSVAAASIVAKVSRDWLMETYASQYPGYAFERHKGYPTKEHRAALARHGPCPIHRKSFRGVREFFEEGARPLRLFNPS